The sequence AAAGAATTGGTAGAAATAATTGCCAAGGCGTTGGTTACATGCCCGGATCAAGTCAATGTTACCGCAACAACAGACAATGATGCTACCATTTTTGAATTACGCGTCGCTCCTGAAGACATGGGCAAAGTTATCGGCAAACAGGGTCGTATCGCCAAAGCGATTCGTACAGTAGTAAAAGCAGCTGCTACCCGCGATAACAAAAAAGTCATG comes from Acetonema longum DSM 6540 and encodes:
- a CDS encoding KH domain-containing protein, with protein sequence MKELVEIIAKALVTCPDQVNVTATTDNDATIFELRVAPEDMGKVIGKQGRIAKAIRTVVKAAATRDNKKVMVEII